A window of Centroberyx gerrardi isolate f3 chromosome 6, fCenGer3.hap1.cur.20231027, whole genome shotgun sequence genomic DNA:
TTCCCCGCTGTCTGAGAGACTGGGGGCCCATCATACCAGACTGTGGATGGGGAGGGGCCATCATGGGACCCTGAGGGGACATGAGAGGACCCTGGGGGCCAAAGGGATCCCCTGGAATTGACATACTTCGCTGCTTGGCCTGCATCATCATAAGGTTTTGCTGTGCCATCAGATTGTGTGGGTGCTGCTGGGGGGACATCATGCCTGGGTATGGATGGGAAGGGTGGTGGAGAAGGCTGTTGGCCATCAtggcttgctgctgctgctggtggtgctgTTGCTGGAGTTGCTGCTGGGGCACCATGCCTGTCCTTCCCATCATATGTCCAGGGGGGCACATGGGGCCCATGCCCCCACCAGGAACCATACCCCTTGAGCCCCCCTGAGGCATGCCCATGCTTTGGCGTATTCCACCATGTGTGGGGTGAGGTGGCAGCTGCTGTTCTGCCATCATGTTCTGTAGGTTGGCTATGTGGGGGTTGGATGAGGGGCCACTGCTATGTGGGGGGCCAGAGGAAGAGAGCTGTTTGAGGAGCTGTTGTGGGGTAGGCTGCTGGGATGGCTGCCCCTGGTGTGGATTCTGCTGTGGCTCGCTCTTGGGGAAGTACTGAAGGGTGCTACTGGGCTTATCAGAAGGAATGATACGGGAAAGATCAAACTCAGGGATCCCTGTGTGACTGGGTCGTATAACTTCACTTAGATCCGGGCCATCCCCCATGGGCAAAGAGGGGAAGGAGTCTGAGGGGTGTGGGGGGCGCTGGTGAGGATGTCCCTTGCTAAGCAGGTGCAACTGCTGAGGTGGCAAAACATCCTCATTAGACTGAGAAAAATGCTGTGACATTCCTCCAACAGGGGAATGCATGGGCCCATGAGATGGTGGCTGCATGCGAGGAAAACCAACCATCTGGTTTTGAGACATTGGTGAAACATTGCAGGGCCCCATTCCATCAGGCGGTCCTCCTCCCATCATGGCAGAATTCATGCCAGGCATGCCCATGGGGTTGGGGGAAGACAGCATAGGTCCTGAGGCATCATGGGAAAGCTGTTGCTGACCTTGGAGTACCATTCCCATGGGGCTTTGAGGATCACTGTGGGGTCCAATGGAGCTCTGGGAGACGAGCATCTGGGAGGTCTGGGGGTTCCCCATGTTTCCTGATGGGATAACAAAGCCAGCATGTGAAAAATCACACTACTAACATTTGAAAATGGATTGCAGTTTCTCAAATTGTTAGATTCATGAAATATATATCATAATTTCAAATAGCACTTCTATAATATGATATATGAGGGCTTAGGTTGAGTGAAGAGGGTTTTTTCATACTATACCTCCAATGCTGACACCAGATAGAAGAGGTCGATCTGGCAGCATCTCATCATCGGAAGTGGCAATTGTTTTGATTGCATCGTGGTAGAGAGGAGTGGAGCTGGGCATGGCGTATTTGGACATCTGAGACATGATCATGGACAGAGGATTCTGGGATGGCGGGGCATCTGGAGAGGAAGTAAATGGCATGCTGGGATTCATAGAGCCTGGCTGGCTAATGGGGGTGGAGTTGGAACTCCTAGGGGGCAGTGATGGGCCTGCAAAGAACATCaccaaaattaattaatttcacaGCAGTACAAGGCACAGCACAtgcatgaagaaaaaacacacagcagaggtcATCTTGGGTTCTGACTGTACCTGTCTCAGTGGAACTACTTCCTCCATTGCCCACTCCCTTCCCACTGGTCGGACCACCTGGACTTGGAAGAGCCGTTTTAGGAGATGTCCACCCTGGAGAGCCCACAGGCATGGTTGGGGACTTGAGCCGtccaggagaggcagagggagagcgTAACCCAAGGGCGGAAGACCCCATTACCTGGGGAGACTtcatggaagaagaagaaggagtcCCAGCACCAGAagcagggggaagaggaggatgaggccCTGCAGAGGAGATCTGCGAGGGGGACTTGAGTCCTGGAGCAGAGGGGGAAGGTAGGAGAGGTGATGGCTCTTGGCTGAGGGATGGAGACTTGAGCTGATGAGGAGGAGGCATTGCAGGAGAGGCCATGGGGTTAACATTGATTGATAAATCAGAGGGGTGGCGAGGACCGAGGTCTGCTCCCCTGAGGCTGCCGGTCATTGGCATATGACTAAGCCGCGATGTTCCACCCATTTGAGTAGGACCGTGCTGGTCAGGTCCAAACATCTCAGGGCCAGGCTGCTGGAGATAGGGCCCTTCCAACTGTCCCCCAGAGAAGGGACCTTGATTGGGAAACTGGAGGGGGCCGTCAGGTCCCGGGATCATTCCCTTATTTCCCCCTCTACCATTCTGTGAGGCCCTAATTCGTGAGATCTCCTCGGGGCTTAACATTTCACCTAAAGGCCCCACTCCACCAGGACCTCCTCGGAGCTTTTGAGACAGCATCATCTGCTGATGTTGTTGAGCATTCATCTGAGggttcatattcatattaagGTTGCTCCCCAAAGGAGAATCCACCAAGTCTCTCATCTGGgggccccctccccctccaggaGAGCCAATCATCTCACGTGAGCCAGGAAAGTCCATAGGTTCACCTCGGGAAGGTGGACCCCGACTCATTCCCAAATTGGGAAAGCCTGGGCCCCCAGGATTATCCATAATCCTTGGGCCCAGGTTGccttgttgctgctgtttagcTAATCGATCAAGCTCAAACCTGTGGAGCCCTTGCAACTGTCGTTTTTCCATGATACGAAACATTTCTTCACGGGTTATAAGACGTTCTGGCTCACCCTGCAAGTGCTGAGGAGGTCCACCTGGTCCACCAGGGTAACAGCCATGAAAGGGACCCCCGCCACCCATGTTGTTGGGCATATCATCTAGCCATATCATCCCTGGCCTTGGGGGCCTCTGAGGTCCTAGACCCTCCATTGATAAAACTCCCCCAGGACTACCAGGAAAACCCCCTCCCCCAGGTGGCCCTCTCTGCATCTGTCCCAGGAACCTTGGGCCGCGGGGTCCCTCTTGGTTCATGTCTATTATACGTGCATTTccacccatccctcctcccatcATAGTGCCAGGACCCCACTGCTGATCTCCAGGCTTGCTGTGGTAGGGAGGAGGGGGTCCTCTCATCATCATGGGACCTCCATGCATGCCCATTTCTGTCATCATTCTGAAGTGCTGCGCATGTGTGGGGGGTTGCATTTCCTGCTGCCGTCTCTTCTCTTGGTAGTACTCTTCCTGAAGCTTCCTCCAGGCCATCTGCTCTGGGGTCAGCCCTTCTGGTCCAAGCAAGGGACCCATGTCCAGCCCAGGTGAAGAAAGCTGGTGATGGGGGTGTTGTGGCATGTTATGGTGAGAGTCCATTTGAGGGCTGTCAATGGCAGGTCCACCAAGGGACTGTGTTTGAGAAATAATGGACTGCAGGGGTTCTTCATATTTCTTCATCCCTCCCATAGGAGGCAAGGCTGAAGATAAAATATTACCACTACTGCAATTTCCAGAGTTATTAGTACCATTGTCACTGTCCTCAAGAATACCACTCCTAtcagtgttgttgttattgtttagATTGGAGGAGTTATTGTTAGGATTGTTGTTGGCACCTCCTGTGTCTCCGGCGCCTCCACCGGCCCCACTgcgcagcagcagcctctctATGTCCCTCAGTGTCTGCAAAGAGCGCTCCCTGTGTTCCAGCTGCTCTTTGGAAAGACCATCCGTGTTCCCTGGGCCACTCCTCTGGCCTGAATCACTCTGCAGGTGTGCTGATAAGACAGAGGGACTCCCCGAGGGAGAGACAGTAGCACCGGGGAGAGGCAAACCCCCTGCACCCTCCCCACCTCCGGGTCCTGGGACTGGGCCTGCAGGTGTGGCCgtgctccctccctctgactTATGGGCAATGACGCTGATGTTATTGCTGGAGGCTCCACCTGGTCTGGTCTGTGAGGATTCATTATCAGAGTGTCCTGCTGATGACGGTGTCCCTGCAGGATGCAAATGGCCTCCCACTCCTGCAGAGGCTGGCCGTGGCGTCCCACTCTGGGATTTGGGGGTGCCCATGGGTGGAGAGCTGCTGGAGCTCACCTTCTCAGACAGGCTAGGGAGCTTCCCTGATGGGTGGCCCTGTGAcagacaaaagaggaaaaatgaaGAGTTACATTTGAGGCTGTTGATTATGGTATTTTAGGCAAAACAATATAACAATTATATTGTATGTTGCTCACTTAGTACAAGTATTCACTTTTTGTCACAACTACTGCTAATAGAAACAGGAACAAAGTGGCATATGAAACCAAAATAGCTAAACAAATTAAGCTTCCCACATACTTTTGCACCTGTGGTGATCACTGAGGACAAACACTTTTACTCCCCTGTGGTTTAACACAAACTTGACAATTTGTATAATTTCATGCTGAGTTGCGAATGTCTGACCTGCTCCAACTTGGTGCGTGGAACATTTTGCTGGTGAAACAGAAGAATGGAATCGGTCTGTCCTTTCATTACTGCTTCTGCAGCACTGTAAAACAGAATACAAGACATGATTACAAATTACATATTAAAAGTTATATTCCCTTTTGGAGAAGTCAAATCTAAAACAGCAAAAGGAGATTGATTAATAAAACAGAATGTTTGTTTGGTGATAACATGAAGACAATCTAGACAGGGTTCCCACAtcttttcactgatgaaatttcaaaacatttccatgaccaaattttaatgagactgaattaaaaagtaaCCATCATCTACACTAACTTTAAGCATTagtttatttttcactttaaaatcatggagtataatattattttaactCAAAAAAACAGTCAGCAACCAACAATATTTTCCTCCAACAGGGAGGTCTAGACTGTTTCAGAGCCAGACAcagctttttgtgacatttgaacCTTCATTAAtaaaatttcatgacttttccacaacttttctcccttttattatttttcataacaTCCCAAGGCCtggaaaatacaattttaaaattcaatgACTATTCCAGATTTTCcatgagtgtgggaaccctgtctAGACTTCTTTCCTCCACTTTGGATGGCAGTGAATAATCACAGCATTGTTGCTACAAAAGACAACTGTGTGTCCGCCCTGCAAATAGTTCTCACCTGTTGGCTAGGCTGGTTGTGAAAACATACACCACTTGCTGGGAAGGCTGAGGTGGCTCTGCCTTTAACCCTGGTCCCACTCCGCGTCCCATTGCTGGCCCCCCGGGTTCAGAGATGGGCCCTGCAGACGAGCGACCAGAGAGCCCCTGGATAGGACCAGCCAGCACTCGCTCCCCTGAGAGAGAATCAGCACACTAGTTTAATTTGTCTTCAGTGGCAGATAATGCAGTCAACTCTCAACACCAATATACCCTTTCAGCTCCAGCTTCTAAACACTAGATGGAGCTAAAACACATGAAAAGCCAAATCATTGGTAAGTGATGGCATGGTCATCCAAGCTGACATCTCCTTCCTTTTGATGTGTGTAGAAGCTTTGAAAACAGCTACTGATAACAACTTATGGCCTTAACGGAGTTGTCTCCAGAGAAAATACAATGGAAATGTGGAGCAGGGGATTTCTGAATGTGATTCATGCTGCCACCACAGAGGTTGTTACAATGATACCATTGTGAGGACTGTGCTATGTTGGGGGGGGAGGACTGCAATGGTCCATGTGTTTCCTCTCCGTGGAGGTAGGTGCACTCACGATGGGTTGCAGTGTGCGGCttgtcttcatcttcctctgtgTCGGGTCCAGAGCACCATTCATCCCCACTATACGGCTGTTTCTTCTCCAGAACACAGCGCCGCTTACTGCGCATAACACCCTCTACAGGAtaagacacacaacacacacacacacgtcaacacTTTGGCTTCCAACTGGCTTACTATTGTCCTTTTAATATTGTCACCCAATCAGAGAAGCTATGTAAACACAAGACAAATCAATGAGTGTTTTACAGGCTCATCACTCAAACTTCTGACTGACTTGTTGGCAGAGACCTACCTCCCAATGAGCATATCAGATAAGCTTGGGTAACAGAATACcagaaagactgtgtgtgtgaatgtacgGAAGGAGGTTTTCTGTGACAGTGCAGAGGAAGGACAGCAGAGGGAGGACTGCTGCCTTAACCTATACACAGAGAGGCCGTCTCAAAgtacaggcagagagacacagagctgaCCTTTTGTTTTCGTCATCTGTTTTTGCCGCCAGCAGCAGACACTGGTTTATGTTAACAGGTAAGTCACCTAGTTAGCCCTGTCTGCTACCTTGTTCAGACTTTCTTTTGTCATTGGGCCTCTCCAGGTGTGGCGGTGAAGTGGTTTGAAGCaaggggcaggggtgggggggtgacttgcatttcatttgaatgcgtttttgtttttctacaggcAGAAATTAgatcacagggagagagagagtgagtgagtgagtgagtgtgtgtgtgtgttgggggggggggttaaatgGAGCCAGAAGAGATTTTCCTTCAAAGGATCCACCCTAgctttcattctctccctctttcagccTCTGTTACTCTTTGTGTTGCAACcacacctctccctctcagtaTGTCaagtaacgtgtgtgtgtgtgtgtgtgtgtgtgtgtgtgtgtgtgtgtgtgtgtgtttaaagacTAGGTTCAAGTCATGTTACAGGAGGCCCAGATGACTCAGTTTAAGAAAATATTATTACCGTAGTCTGCAGTCAGTCACGTGAACATACAAATGCTTAAAACACACAAGggcaaacaaatgcaaattagACCAACATATTGTGCAAAAACCACTTGAAAACCTAAAGGCACGATCAAACACAAATGTTTACTGAAGCACTCACAAAGGAACTTAGGCTTTAACACAGTCCTTCCACCCACTCGTCGTCTCCTGCTTGACTAAGAACCTCTCTAGGCTTACTAAATCTTCACAACCTCATGACCCGTCTCTCCATCTGAGCACTACAGAAAGCCCTGATGCTTTTTCATCTGAGACACGTCACTGCAGCACAGGCATGGCACAACTATCAAAAGCCAGGGGGAAATTCTGAACGCTTCAGAGAAAGGTCAGGGCATTTcagcgagagagaaaacaagttcTTCTGTCCTCTCAGTCCTTACATTCACTTCCTGCTGGAGGAGGTGAATGCACGCAATCTGGTATTTCTGGTAAAGATTTGGCTGATAAGGAGGTAGAGGAAGTGAACTGCTGCATAGTTAGAACAGGAGCGCGCTGACTATACATCCCAGAACCTGACACATTTGTCTGCgtatttgtctgtgtgcctTACCTCCTTTGGCGTCTGGCTCCAGGGCCGGAGGAATGGCATTTCTTGGTTCGCCAGAGTCAATGGAGACGCTTCTCTCCCGCTTGGATTTGGTTTTCAGCATCCCTCCGACGCCGctcactgattggctgacagcctTCAGCCCAGGGTTGCCGGGAGAAATCTGGTTGGTTTTGACTCCATGGCTCCCAGCACCGACGCCCTTTGGACCCAGGTGGCCAGcagctccctgctgctgctgagcctgCTGATTTACATTGGGTATTTGGGATCGGCTGTCACTGGTCACTTGCTTGCCATGATTGGCCAGTTTATTGTCAGGGTGCATTTGATTGGCTGGTGATTGAGGTGGAGGTCTGGTAGGGAGAATAGCTGTGCCTGTTTGTCAGTGGAGCTCACACTGCTTACAGGCAAAACTGATGGAGAGTGGAAAAAATACCATCATGAGTACTACAGACTATTAAAACAGTTAAACCATTTTAGGGCTTGATACAGAATTTGAGGCCCAAATTCAGAACATGTCTCTAAAAGGCCTGATCCGGGACTACTACAAATCTGACCAATCCACAAGCAATAACTTGGAAGTGTATAAGAATATAAGTGATCAGCAAATCGCTACTAGTCATAGCTCacgcagcacagacacacagcttcATAAAATAACTTGCAGGCTAAATTTCCAATCAAAATAAACCTTCAACAAAGCCAGCAGTGAGTTGATGAATGGCACTACACTCTGGTACCGGATTAGGCCTTTAAAGCAAACTTTTCGGCCTGTTCCACTCACCTCATCTCACCCAGACGCTCAACTGACATAGTGCCATGCCGTTCTCCAGGACGCTTCACTGACCACACGCGGACCTGGGGGGTAACAAGGGAGTAATACCATCAGTAGAGGAAGATAGCAACCTTCGCTGTCAATGctatctgtcagtgtgtgtgtgcgctcggcCTCTGGGTCAACATCAACTTCATGAGCaaagaaggaaagggagagaagaagccAGAAGATTGATAAGAGAGCGAGGCCAGCGAGAAACTCTAATGTAGCTGTCCCTTTAAGGGAAAGAGGGCAAAGAGAGAGTTTGAGCTGGGGGAGGGACCCGTAACTCAGAAGTAGCTCTCCAGTGTTTTAGGTCCCTCCCCCTCCCAAGTAGTTTGCAAACCACAAAAACTCCACCACACATTCCACAACACTATCTCTAGCAatacctgtctctccct
This region includes:
- the bcl9l gene encoding B-cell CLL/lymphoma 9-like protein → MHPDNKLANHGKQVTSDSRSQIPNVNQQAQQQQGAAGHLGPKGVGAGSHGVKTNQISPGNPGLKAVSQSVSGVGGMLKTKSKRERSVSIDSGEPRNAIPPALEPDAKGEGVMRSKRRCVLEKKQPYSGDEWCSGPDTEEDEDKPHTATHRERVLAGPIQGLSGRSSAGPISEPGGPAMGRGVGPGLKAEPPQPSQQVVYVFTTSLANSAAEAVMKGQTDSILLFHQQNVPRTKLEQGHPSGKLPSLSEKVSSSSSPPMGTPKSQSGTPRPASAGVGGHLHPAGTPSSAGHSDNESSQTRPGGASSNNISVIAHKSEGGSTATPAGPVPGPGGGEGAGGLPLPGATVSPSGSPSVLSAHLQSDSGQRSGPGNTDGLSKEQLEHRERSLQTLRDIERLLLRSGAGGGAGDTGGANNNPNNNSSNLNNNNNTDRSGILEDSDNGTNNSGNCSSGNILSSALPPMGGMKKYEEPLQSIISQTQSLGGPAIDSPQMDSHHNMPQHPHHQLSSPGLDMGPLLGPEGLTPEQMAWRKLQEEYYQEKRRQQEMQPPTHAQHFRMMTEMGMHGGPMMMRGPPPPYHSKPGDQQWGPGTMMGGGMGGNARIIDMNQEGPRGPRFLGQMQRGPPGGGGFPGSPGGVLSMEGLGPQRPPRPGMIWLDDMPNNMGGGGPFHGCYPGGPGGPPQHLQGEPERLITREEMFRIMEKRQLQGLHRFELDRLAKQQQQGNLGPRIMDNPGGPGFPNLGMSRGPPSRGEPMDFPGSREMIGSPGGGGGPQMRDLVDSPLGSNLNMNMNPQMNAQQHQQMMLSQKLRGGPGGVGPLGEMLSPEEISRIRASQNGRGGNKGMIPGPDGPLQFPNQGPFSGGQLEGPYLQQPGPEMFGPDQHGPTQMGGTSRLSHMPMTGSLRGADLGPRHPSDLSINVNPMASPAMPPPHQLKSPSLSQEPSPLLPSPSAPGLKSPSQISSAGPHPPLPPASGAGTPSSSSMKSPQVMGSSALGLRSPSASPGRLKSPTMPVGSPGWTSPKTALPSPGGPTSGKGVGNGGSSSTETGPSLPPRSSNSTPISQPGSMNPSMPFTSSPDAPPSQNPLSMIMSQMSKYAMPSSTPLYHDAIKTIATSDDEMLPDRPLLSGVSIGGNMGNPQTSQMLVSQSSIGPHSDPQSPMGMVLQGQQQLSHDASGPMLSSPNPMGMPGMNSAMMGGGPPDGMGPCNVSPMSQNQMVGFPRMQPPSHGPMHSPVGGMSQHFSQSNEDVLPPQQLHLLSKGHPHQRPPHPSDSFPSLPMGDGPDLSEVIRPSHTGIPEFDLSRIIPSDKPSSTLQYFPKSEPQQNPHQGQPSQQPTPQQLLKQLSSSGPPHSSGPSSNPHIANLQNMMAEQQLPPHPTHGGIRQSMGMPQGGSRGMVPGGGMGPMCPPGHMMGRTGMVPQQQLQQQHHQQQQQAMMANSLLHHPSHPYPGMMSPQQHPHNLMAQQNLMMMQAKQRSMSIPGDPFGPQGPLMSPQGPMMAPPHPQSGMMGPQSLRQRGMSLDSPIGYGPGGMANMPF